The Caulobacter sp. FWC2 region GACGCTCCCGGACAAGGCCAAGGACATGGAGCGTCGCGCCGACGAGCTGGAAGCCCGGTCGCGCAACCCGAGCTAAACCAGCGATCGGTTGCGACAACGGCGCTTGACTTCCGTAGCGAAAGAAAACGAACTTCTTTCGTATGACGCTCTACACCGACCTGATCGCCGCCGTCGCCGCCACCGAGTCCGGCTTTTCCGCCTTCGTCACTGACGACTGGAAGCAGGGCCGCACCACCTATGGCGGCCTCTCAGCGGCGCTCTGCGTCGAGGCCGCCTTGCGGACCTTCCCGGAGGCGCCGCCCCTGCGCTCGGCCCAGTTCGCCTTCGTCGGCCCCGCCTCCGGCGAACTGGCGATCCAGGTCAAGCCGCTGCGGCAGGGCAAGTCGACCCTGTTCGTCGCCGTCGACCTGGTCGGCGAACAGGGCGTGGCCACCCACGGGGTCCTGACCTTCGGCGCGGCCCGAACCTCGACGCTGTCGTACAGCGAGGTCCCCGCCCCGGATGTCGCCGCGCCCGAGGCCTGCGAGTCCTTCTTCCCGGAAAGCCGCCAGGGCGCACCGCACTTCTCGGCCCAGTTCGAAGTGCGCAAGGCCGGCGGCACGCGACCGCTGGCCGGCGGAGAGCCCGAATATCTACTTTGGATCCGCCATCGCGATCCCGCCGCCCGCTCGCTGTCGGCCTTGATCGCCCTGGCCGACATGCCGCCGCCCCCGGCCATGGCGCTGTTCACCCAGTTCGGTCCGATCTCGACCATGACCTGGGCCATGGACGTGGTGGGTCTGCCGGATGAGGGCGACGACGGCTGGCGTTTGCTGCGCACCAAGGCCGAGACCGTCGGCGAGGGCTATTCGACCCAGGAAATGCACCTGTGGGACAGGAACGGCCGCCCGCTGGTCCTGGCGCGCCAGAACGTGGCGGTTTTCGTCTGAACCTTCCTTTATCCGATCTCCCCGGCGAACGCCGGGGCCCAGATCGAACCCACGAGCGCTTGACGGACTGAAGGGGGCGTATCTCGGATCATCCCCAACCGCTCAGGCCGAACCTGGGT contains the following coding sequences:
- a CDS encoding thioesterase family protein, with protein sequence MTLYTDLIAAVAATESGFSAFVTDDWKQGRTTYGGLSAALCVEAALRTFPEAPPLRSAQFAFVGPASGELAIQVKPLRQGKSTLFVAVDLVGEQGVATHGVLTFGAARTSTLSYSEVPAPDVAAPEACESFFPESRQGAPHFSAQFEVRKAGGTRPLAGGEPEYLLWIRHRDPAARSLSALIALADMPPPPAMALFTQFGPISTMTWAMDVVGLPDEGDDGWRLLRTKAETVGEGYSTQEMHLWDRNGRPLVLARQNVAVFV